In Hemicordylus capensis ecotype Gifberg chromosome 3, rHemCap1.1.pri, whole genome shotgun sequence, one DNA window encodes the following:
- the LOC128351427 gene encoding histone H2A, sperm-like, with translation MSGRGKKPAKAAKVMKTKSEKAGLQFPVGRIGRFLRRGHYAERIGTGAAVYLAGVLEYLTAEILELAGNAAHENKRQRIGPRHIQLAVRNDEELNKLFSGVTIAEGGVMPNIHAQLLPKKTAHTAASQEEPSGSGF, from the coding sequence ATGTCTGGACGTGGAAAGAAGCCGGCAAAGGCTGCAAAGGTCATGAAAACTAAGTCAGAAAAGGCCGGTTTGCAGTTCCCAGTTGGCCGTATTGGGCGGTTCCTGAGGAGAGGTCATTATGCTGAACGGATAGGTACAGGAGCTGCAGTGTACCTGGCGGGCGTGTTGGAATACCTGACTGCTGAGATACTGGAGCTAGCAGGCAATGCTGCTCATGAAAACAAGAGACAGCGAATTGGGCCACGACACATCCAGCTGGCGGTGAGGAATGATGAAGAGCTAAACAAGTTGTTCTCAGGTGTGACCATTGCTGAAGGAGGAGTCATGCCCAACATCCATGCGCAGCTTCTTCCCAAGAAAACAGCGCACACTGCTGCTTCCCAAGAAGAGCCCAGTGGATCTGGTTTTTGA